gggagggaagagtttcAGCAAAGCAGGGAAGTGAGGTGAGCGGAGTTTCAGTAGAACCACTTAGTGATGTGAGAACAGTAGGGAAGTCAAGAGCAAGGGACGGAGGTGTCCCAGAGTGCCACAGTGTGACTTTTTTatatttagttcacaccttttcattAGTAGTTCAATGTGGGTTATTATACAGGTTCGGTACATATTTATCTGTTcccagaggacttacaatctaaatttgcaTCTGAGCCAACTGGCAGTTAAGGCTGAATGAACTTGCCCAATGCAACTCAAACCCTGGGTCCCAGCCTGTTACTCCTCCAGTCCATGAGAGCTGCTGAGGAGGGAAGGAGTCTCACCTGTAAATATCACACTCTGACAGGCAGATCTCCTCATCTACTGCATTCCACAGATGGGGCTTGAGAGCACTGAATTCTTCCCCCATAGTAGAGGATAAACTGCAATTCACAGCATTTACCACCTGCAAGGGAAGGAGGACAGCCACTGATGAGCAGGAGGGCAAGAAGGCACACGGGTGGCTACCACTCTGTAGAATGAGCAAGACGCCAGACAGGTAGCTACTAGGAAGTGGGAGGTGTAGAAAGGTGGATGGGTGACCACTAGTGAGTGGGAGTGGCAGAAAGGCTGACGGATATCTATCAGTGAGGAGGAGGGGTGAGAAGAGAGGTGGGCAAGTGACTATCCACTAGGGAGCAGGGTGGGGTAGAGCGAGGGCAGTAGCCACCACTCAGAAAATAGATAGGTTGCCACCATTGAGAAGAAAAGGCATGAAGGCAGGTTGTTGGCAACCAGTAAGCAAGTGACAACCACTGAGGAGCAGGAAAGCGAATGGGTGGCTATCAGTGAGCAAGGCAGCAGACAGTAACAAGTGAGCAGGAGTGGCAGGACAGTTATCTTTCATTACAAAGCTGCCCTAAGACAAACCCTGAATCATATCTCTGCCACACTCAGTTTTGAGGGAAGCATACCGAGTAGCATCTTTTCCTTATTGGAATGCTCTCTTTACATTCATTAGTGCCAGCAGAAGACCAGGCACTCCTGTACTCTGTTCTCTCAAATTACATGACAAAATCAGCCCAGCAAGCAGTATAAGGAAGGTGTTCTACAAGTAATATATGGCAATGTAGAGACAAAAGCCAgttccaacattctttcctttAAAGCATTCCCCTCTAACAAAaacagaggcaaaaaaaaaaatctaaaaaaaaaaaagaagtgaggaTATCCAAAAACTTGGTATATAGGACCTTTAATATAGTCACAAATTCAACTCATCAAGGACCTGACACAGACATGTTTCGGCAtgtgtgcctgcttcaggggtcaacaatccgtataaaaacaaaataaatacacaTAAACAAAGTATACATAAAAAGGTAACAACACACCTaaattattaaggggtcctttaacgaagctgcggcaaaaggcaggtctttggtttttttcaagaaatggccatgcggccagtcaagaaatggccatgcagccatttcgggagcacttaccgccacccattgaggtggcagtaagggctcatgagctaacccagcagtaactcggcagcgcacagcactgcctgattaccgccgggtatactccggcgctacaaaaattttaatatttttgcagtaCCAGAAATGGCGCGCGCTAGGGGAggaaactaccactgggctgctgcggtaacctggcagtaattccattttagtgagcggtaagcccatgttgggcttacagcTGCTTTGTAGAAGGGCCCCTCAAACTTTAAACAAATGAATTAAATGAACATAGCCATAACACCCgtaaaaagaataaaattgtgGTGACAATAGGGAAAATAATTAGGATACAATTATAatctaatatatttaaaaatagatTTGTACAAGTATAAACtaaatatcaaaaatataaataaaataataatgattCTATTACTGTAAAATAAAACACgaacataaaattaaaaataagagtTACAGAGATGGTGTGACAAACAAGAAAAAGCACTTCAAACAatatggggtatgtttactaaggctagttagcatttttaacgttaACGTTAAAGGCGCGTTAATGTTAAAGTTAAGgtacattcctatgggcgcattagtgtttaatgtGTGTCAACCATTAACGTACCTATTCTGTTTGattttgcagctccttgtgactctgggcaagtcacttaaccctccattgccccggtacaaaataagtacctgaatatatgtaaacttctttgaatgtagttgcaaacacctcagaaaggcggtatatcaagtcccatttccctttccctatattcaAAGGCACTTTGATCAACTAATTATAGGACCATTTTCCACCAACATATGCGACAGGTATTTTATTTCCCAACACTTAttattcatatgttttttttatcATTCTCAATTATAATTAATTTTACCCTGCATTTACATCCATGAATTTATCCATATGTGGTAAAATACTCTACTCTTTGTTGCTTACCTTATATAGGGCtgcgtttactaaggcgcgctatggAAATAGGTGTATGAAATAGTACTGGCGGCAAGGACAGATAATGCCTTACTGTAAAtaaaacaattagaaaaaaagaaCAACTGAAAGCTGTAGACTCTGTGCTGTATGTATCATATGTGGAATGCTATGctacaaaaaataataatgtctTTTACATAATGAATAGAACAGGCAAAGGTAATGATTTTAAAAACCTGAGCACTCATGAGATCCCAAATCATTTTAGCAGTGGGAAAAGTCTATGGTATAAAATATATCCCTGCATACATACAAAAAAATGCTGAAAAGATTGCAAGCAACCaagcatgaaaaaagaaaagcacggtaaggaacaggaggaaatagGCTAAAGTGAGAAAGATTTTTAAATCACAAAGGACCCACATGCGGGCAAACCGCTGTTATGTCTCCTTGCATGGCCAGAAAAAAGTGCATTAATAACAACAATCTACCAATTTTAGGAAAAAGTAAATACTGTGAGAAACAGGGTAAGGAAAAACGCCAGCATGTAGTTGGACTAAATACTATGGCTAAAGAAGCAAAAATTactcttttgttttgcttttagctAAATTGCTTTCAAGTCACTGCTTTATTTTATGATGACATGTAGTAATACTCTCTCGTTTATTAATTTACATATTATTGTTTACATTTTCTGAGCGCATTTAGTTCGTTTTGCATTTTGGCTCCTTAATCCACGCATACAGCTGTTGTCATCCGATTTTGAATAAGGAACGCTGCCGGGTTTTCCTGGAGCCACAATCCTTCAGCTTAGTACAAGAGTTTCTGTTTAGTACGGGCGAGTGCTTCTCTTTTATTGGCACTTGATTCAATAATGTTTTTCAACTTGACTCCATGCATCGTGCATTTCCTTAGCCATATTTTGTTTCTTTAGCCTTATTTATTCCTACTACATGCTGGCGCTTTTCCTTACCCTGTTTCTCACAGTGTTTACTCTTTCCTAAAATTGGTAGATTGTCGATATTAATGCACTTTATTCTGGCCATGCAAGgagacatttatttatatattaacaGCGGTTTCCCCACATGTGGTCCTTTgtggtttaaaaatatttcctcctataacTTACAGCGCTTTTCTTTTTACACGCTTGGTTGCTTGCAAtcttttcagcattttttttgtatgtatgCAGGGATATATTTTATACCATAGACTTTTCCCACTGCTAAAATGATATGGGATCTCATGAGTGCTCAAGTTTTTTAAATCATTACTTTTGCCTGTTCTATTCATTATGAAAACGACTATTTTTTGTAGCATAGCATTCCACATACGATACATACAGCACACAGTCTACAGCTTTCAGCTGttcattttttaatcattttatttaCAGTAAGGCATTATCTATCCTTGCTGCCAGTACTTTTTCATACACCTATTTCCATTATGTTTGACGTCCCTGTTGCTAGCACTTCTTTGTCGTTAGTCCCTTTTCCACAAGCTTATTTCtattatgtttgtttgatttgaagTCATAATTTTTCACCctattgttttttttactttcttttagTATATTCAAAGGCACTTTCATCAACTAAATACAGGACCATTTTCCACCAACATCACTTATTATTCATAtgtttttttatcattttctATTAATCATAATTATTTTTACCCTGCATTTGCACCCACGAATTTATCCACATGCGATAGAATACTCTACTCTTTGTTGCTTACCTTATATATTGTTTGAACTGCTTTTTCTTGTTTGTCACACCATCTCTGTAactcttatttttaattttatgttcatttttaattttataatagaatcattattttatttttttatatttagttTATACTGTTAAAAATCTATTGTTAAATATACTAGATTATAATTATATCTTAATTATTTTCCCTGTCACcacaattttattctttttacaGGCACAACGGGTTATGTTTCcttcatttaatttatttaaagttTTAATGATTTAAATGTATTGTTACCTTTTTAAGTATACTttgtttatatgtatttattttgtttataaagTATTGTTGACCCCTGAATCAGGCTcacatgccaaaacacagctgtgtcaggtcGTTGATGAGTTGAATTTGTGACAATGCTAAAGGTCCTATACACCGAGTTTTTGGACATCCTCACCTTTTTTGTTCCTCACTTTGTTTTTATTGTCTACATGTCCATGAGGTTTGGACTTTTTCCTTCATTTTATTCCCCTCTACAACAACCCAGGGGCAGACAGGGCTTGTTTAATCCCAGCAGGATGCCACTTTTTCATCCTATTAAATACAATCATTCCGTGAGAGCATGGAATATACTCTTAGTAGTTCCCTAGCACCCTGGTATGATTTTATTCTCATACTTGTGGTCGAGTGACTTCAGAAATGCCAAGCAATGAAGATCTGAGTGGAATCAACCTCATAGTGGAGATGGGAAAATTGTGCTGATGTCAGAGTGAGAAGTGGTATAGGAAAGGGAGAGCATGGCCTATTACTTACCCAGTTTAAACTGGGTTCACGACTGAATTCGTGGCTCTTGGCAGCGCTGAAGTCATAGTCAGGCCGGAAGGACTCATTCAGAGTGGCAATCAGGTAGAAGAGGGTCTTTCTGCTGCACTTGTCACTGAGGGGGCCATCTTCATCACCACTCTGACTCTTACTGAGCCTGTGTAGAGAAAGACCGAACATAGACCTTAATGTAACCTGCTGAAAGAAGGCTGAGGGAAGCCTCTACTCACTAGATAGTATCTACTAGCTTGAGCTCAAGATCTAGAcagcagagagaggaagggaggaaccCTGTAACAAAACTGTTACCTGCTGGGGCTGATTTCGCTGGTCTGTGGGGGCGAGAGTGCTTCCAGCACATGGGGCTGCCCTTCCTGGCAGAACTGTTTAAACATGTGCTTATCATCGCCTGCCATCTTACAAGAGTAACTCTCGATCCTGTGAAGAGACACAGAAACTGGTTAGAGAGAAAGATGAGACAAGAGGCGCCATGCGGCTTTTCTGGGTCTTGAGCACATGAACCCTATATTCCAGAGCAGTCCATCTCCGAGCGTCAGACTCAGAGGGGGGTCTTAATTCAGGTAGAGATCTAAGAAAGGGAACATATCACATCTTTTAGAGAAACTCAGCATTTCACATTCCTTGTCCTTTCCAGGGGCATGGGACAGGAACGTATTCCATATTTTCAGCCTGCTTGAACAACGTGACGGGAGCCCTGGAAGAGTCCAGCACAAGCTAATGATGTCTGCAACTAAGTTTCACTAACCCAGTAAAGAGGAGTGGGGCGTGTGACAGGAGACAGGGTAAGGCCAAGGGAAGAAAAGGCAGAGATGACGGGGACAAGGCAGAATAAGAGACTCCTATACAGATAGGACAGAGAAAGACTACAAGAGTCAGTGACACCAGAAGAAGAGAAGGTCAGAAagacaccagagacagggacTGCAGCAATCACACAAGACCAGAAAGCGCCATCTGGAGCGGGGACTATAACAGTCACACAAGGAAAGGCGAGAGTTATATTATGTAAAGGATTTGTATCCAGCCAAATCCCTAATCAATCAagttcaaagcaggtaacaatACCATCAAGTCTATAATCTTAAAGGaaataacatatataaaaattaaaCATCAGTGTATACAAAACTTGGTAAAAaggttttctgcttctctatAAATTCCATACGTCGAAATTAAACAAATGTTCAAAAATAAAGAATTCCATATACTAATTGCACCATAACCAAAAGCCCTTTCATGGGCAGATTTAAACTTCACTCCCTTCATTGATAGAAAAGACAAAATTAAATGTTCACTATTTCTGCCATAGAAAATGGcacgggaacaaagtttgtccccatccccatgagcTCTGTCCGCACctccacccatccctgcaagctcAGTCTGACCCCATCCGCACAAGCCTTGAACAGTTATTTCATACTTAAATCTTTTattgaagtataaaaaggaacattattctgtacaactgtttataaatcacaaacaataatacagaacaaggatctaCAAAACCCCTtgtctctcctccccctttcACAATCATCCCTccactattgggaaaactgaacaagccaatgcTACTACAGAATGCTAAATAGAAAATTTACACTAACACAATACCTCAGTCTCACACACATTTATTAAAACATAATAAGTGACCATAAACATACATTAAATTGAAatcccccaagaagccagaaCTTGCACGTAgtacaccagagaaatagaaagagatgcatttccttctaCACTGTACAaaatatatgtacatacataagtattgccatagtgggacagaccgaaggtccatcaagccctgcattctgtttccaacagtggccaatccaggtcacaagtacctggcaagattccaaaaaaatgtacattttatgctgcttatcttagaaactagtaaaaaaggcccatttctgttttgaaggaaacgggcgctagcaatgggtttttttttttagagtgagaATGTGTATGTGTggcagagtatgtgtgtgtgtgtgtgtctgcatgaccccctccttctgtccgaggtgcatgtccccccccctctcagttccaagttcctgcccccaccccttcctGTGTGAGTGACATTGTAAGTTTGTTCTGCTTGAagttcctccctccctttccaagTGAACTGCGTTTCCACCCCACTCCCCTTGTGACACCCAGATCAGTTTCATGCTTCGTagtactgtttaaatatttttcgtTTTGTTTTTTGAGTTGTGTCTCATGCGTTATCTGTTCCGTCATTGCTGGGTGTTGAAGGCGTTTTGACAGCCCTGGAGCTTTTGGATGGCGTTTTGTGAGGTAGCTTCTTGAGGGCGTCAGTCTTCTCagttgtttgttttggttttttttttttgtctgtggcAGTTTTGGGTGTCCGGTTCGTGTTGGCGGGAGTATGtcagctgtttcttttttttttttttggagggcggcGGGTTCGGGAGGGCGACTCGTCAGTCTGGTCAGCTGTTGCGTTCTTTTTGAGGAGTATGGCAGGTTCGTGACGGCGGTTCGTGAGGGTGGCAGTCTCGTCGGCTGCTTGAGGGCGttggtgtttctttttttttttttggagggtggcAGGGTTCGGGAGGGCGACTCGTCAGTCTGGTGagcggtttttgttttttttgagaaCGGCAGGTTTGGGTCGGCGCTCCGTGAGGGTGGCAGTCTCGTCGGCTGCTTGGTTTTTTGAGGGCGGTTACTGTGCGCGTGAGCTTCGGGAATTTGACATCCAGTCTctagtctttttttgttttgtgttttcgcGTGCCACTTCATTTGATTCGTTCATCAGTGTGGGAGGTATGATGTCAGTGTTATCTACCGCAGGTAGCAGACCACATCCgagtgagccacggtcccaggcagcgtcagaacgttggaggtgagaattattacataggATAATCAGTAGATTTTCCTCAAATCATAGGAcgctatccaaacatttttaaaccccgctgagctagCTGGTTTTACTATagtctctggcaaagaattccagagtttaattacacattgaatgaacaaatattttctccgattcgttttaaattcactgtgtgccccctagtcctagtatttttggaaagagtaaacaagcgattcacgtctacccgttccactctgctcattattttatagacctctatcatatctcccctcagctgtctcttctccaagctgaagagccctagccactttaacctttccttatagggaagttgtcccatcccctttatcattttcgtctcctttctctgtaccttttctaatgccactatatctttttgagatgcagtgaccagaattgcacacaatatttgaggtgcagtcgcaccatggagcaatacaaaggcattataatgtcctcatttttgttttccattcctttcctagtaatacctaacaatctatttgctttcttcgccgccaccaccaccaccacacattgagcagagggtttcaacgtatcatcaacaatgatacctagatccctgtcctggtcagtgactcctaatatggaaccttgcattacgtagctatagcttgggttcctcattcctacatgcatcactttgcacttgctcacactaaacatcatctgccatttggatgcccagtctcctaaggttctcttgtaatttttcacaatcctcttgcgatttaacaactttgaataactttgtgtcgtcagcaaatttaattacctcattagttgcTCCCacctccagatcatttataaatatgttaaaaagcaacgtcCCAACATAGACCCCTGggtaaccccactatctacccttctccattgagaacactgaccatttaaccctactctcttttttcttttaaccagtttttaattcacaattaaATCACATGGTATAGGAGGTAGTACACTaccgcctatcccatgactcttcaatttccactggagtctttcatgaggtattttgtcaaatgctctttgaaaatccagataaacaatatctaccagttcacctttatccactgcACATGCCGGGGTGGTGTTAGGGAAGTGCaacttctctgcgcatatccagcagatagccaagacctgtcgcttctttctctttaacatcagcaaaattcgccctttcctctctgagcacaccacccgtactctcatccacgctctcattacctctcgccttgactactgcaacctactccttactggcctcccacttagccatctatccccccttcaatctgttcagaactctgctgcacgtcttatattccgcctgaaccgatatactcatagcACCCCTCTTcttaggtcacttcactggcttccaatcagataccgcatacagttcaagcttctccttcttacctacaaatgcactcagtctgcagctcctcattacctctctaccctcatttccccttacgttcccgcccgtaacctccgctcacaggacaaatccctcctctcagtacccttctccaccaccgccaactccaggctccgctcattctgcctcgcctcaccctatgcttggaataaacttcctgagcccttacgccaagccccctccctacccatcttcaaatccttgctcaaagcccacctcttcaatgttgctttcagcacctaacctttatacctttcaggaaatctagactgcccctatttgactgactgtacatttgtcctttagattgtaagctcctttgagcagggactgtccttctatgttaaattggacagcgctgcgtaaccctagtagcgctttagaaatgtcaagtagtagtagtagtagtagtagttgccctaagcctgctggaagctgaagaatgCACTGCTGGTAATAAGGCTTTGGGGTgcactcccaaatttctgccctgggccccagcatgggacaccagctctggcaggatgcaCATTTCAAACCTGACATATTGTAATCAacaagcagaaaaataaaattgttatttctaccttttgttgtctgatcattttattttttcaaatcatGCTGATCCCAGGCTcttgtttctgcttccctct
This genomic interval from Microcaecilia unicolor chromosome 1, aMicUni1.1, whole genome shotgun sequence contains the following:
- the MAF1 gene encoding repressor of RNA polymerase III transcription MAF1 homolog translates to MKLLENSSFEAVNSQLCVETGDAHIIGRIESYSCKMAGDDKHMFKQFCQEGQPHVLEALSPPQTSEISPSRLSKSQSGDEDGPLSDKCSRKTLFYLIATLNESFRPDYDFSAAKSHEFSREPSLNWVVNAVNCSLSSTMGEEFSALKPHLWNAVDEEICLSECDIYSYNPDLDSDPFGEEGSLWSFNYFFYNKKLKRIVFFTCRSISGYTYTRPDVSNELDMDLDEDDEAEAEDSCDDEVTGVEEDRHLVVCI